A single Orcinus orca chromosome 2, mOrcOrc1.1, whole genome shotgun sequence DNA region contains:
- the OAZ2 gene encoding ornithine decarboxylase antizyme 2 (protein translation is dependent on polyamine-induced +1 ribosomal frameshift), with product MINTQDSSILPLSNCPQLQCCRHIVPGPLWCSDAPHPLSKIPGGRGGGRDPSLSALIYKDEKLTVTQDLPVNDGKPHIVHFQYEVTEVKVSSWDAVLSSQSLFVEIPDGLLADGSKEGLLALLEFAEEKMKVNYVFICFRKGREDRAPLLKTFSFLGFEIVRPGHPCVPSRPDVMFMVYPLDQNLSDED from the exons TAGTATTTTGCCTTTGAGTAACTGTCCCCAGCTCCAGTGCTGCAGGCACATTGTTCCGGGGCCTCTGTGGTGCTCC GATGCCCCTCACCCACTGTCGAAGATCCCCGGTGGGCGAGGGGGCGGCAGGGATCCTTCTCTCTCAGCTCTAATATATAAG GACGAGAAGCTCACTGTGACCCAGGACCTCCCTGTGAACGATGGAAAACCTCACATCGTCCACTTCCAGTATGAGGTCACCGAGGTGAAGGTCTCTTCCTGGGATGCAGTCCTGTCCAGCCAGAGCCTGTTTGTAGAAATCCCAGATGGATTATTAGCTGATGGGAGCAAAGAAGG ATTGTTAGCACTGCTAGAGTTTGCTGAAGAGAAGATGAAAGTGAACTACGTCTTCATCTGCTTCAGGAAGGGCCGGGAAGACAGAG CTCCACTCCTGAAGACCTTCAGCTTCTTGGGCTTTGAGATTGTGCGTCCAGGCCATCCCTGTGTCCCCTCTCGACCAGATGTGATGTTCATGGTTTACCCCCTGGACCAGAACTTGTCCGATGAGGACTAA